The DNA region AACACTTAGTGGCACACCTCTAGCTGTTTCTGCCCATGAGTTTACAAATTCCATAGCACCAATTCCATCAAACATACAATGGTTCATGCAGAGCCCAAGAACAAAACCTCCACATTTGAACTTGGTCACctgaaaaatgaataaatagcAAAGAGATTAAAATAGCTGAGATCAATTTCAGAAAACCACAAAGAGACTATTTAAAAAACCTGAGCCGCAAGTGGGGGCATCTCTAGTATGTTTTTTGCTCCAGGAATGTCATAAACCAGTTTTCCAAGAGTCTCAGGATCTGGCTTTGTTATGTCTCCAATCTCTTCCAGTGAACAGTTAGCCTCAGCCTCAACAAAAACAGCCCCTTCCCCGGTGCAGTCTATGATAAGCTTTCCCTGCGCACTTATTGTTAGACGACCGGCAAGTGGGTAGTAGTGAACAAGAACCTTTTCCAATGCGTTCTTGATTGTTTCCCCACACTCTTCATTTCCTTTCTCATTTGATTTGAAACAATAGATAGTTCGGACGATCACAGCAATGTTTTGATCAAGATTTGAAAGGAAGTATAGACCTTTCTCTGTCTCCTCAACAGGGGTCACTAAAGTTGGCTCACCTTGTTTCACACAAAGTTGAAATGCATTGCCATTGCCATTAGACTTCTCCATCACAACAGACTCTTTAAGCTCAATACCCTGAAGCATAAATCAAGagaaaacatgaaaatttattaatagaaacaaaacaaaagcagcatgtataatttattgattCTCGAAAACAAACCATGTGAACTAGATGTGGTATTACAGTGTCTGAAGATAATGCCTCGAACAAAGTGCACGAAAATTTCCAAAATGATAATCAAACACACAAGAATTACATTCAATGCTGAAGTCCCGCTAAATCACAAAGTTTGCAATGCTCTGATGACAGGCAAATGGTGAAAGGAGATATATATGGAAGATGTGTGACCCCAAAGTCTAAATTTAATTTGCTTGTTCTGGTAAATGAAATTGGTATGACAAGTACAAGTCGCTTTGACTGATTGGATTGGTGTATGGCAGATGAGTTTTGGTCGTtgatattaaaatgttaaaaaaaaaaagatggagagatttgtttaatgtatttttttttttgaacatttGTTTCTTGGCGATTGTCTTGTAGTATTGATATTAGCCTTGGCAATATCGGTTATGGGTGAGGTTAGGCCAACTAGCAATGGGACCAAGTGTTTGGTAGGGTTGGCATCCCAATTTGCAATTGGATGCTACTTAAGCTGCTGATCTGATTTTTGTTAACTTGAAATATTAGGTTACTTGCCATTTGTTGAATcctattcaaataaaatataaaaaagccTTGGCAAAATACTGGTAAACTTGATGGAAACATTTATGTTctactctttttttatttatgaacatgGAACACCTGCTAATACTTTATAGTTCATAACATGAAACTTGCTATAGTTGAACCAAAACCCAGAGAGGCAAAAGCTTGTATCAATCATTTTGTTGGATATTTTGCACAAATATTAGGAGAGGATGATAAATCTCACAAGGgataagattattttataatattatgacgaatgaataaaactatgcgtataAATAAACTACACAAACTAATATGATTGTTTGTGACTGAGTGAtgtgattgtttactttttctctcatatcaaaattagCCAATTAGATACTACCACTTCAGTTTGTAtggataaatttgtataatttatttgtatacatgaTGGTATTCATGATGAATATACTTGGTGTCTTTTTCTTTAAGCAAAAAGTTCTAGAAGCCAAAGGAAAAATTTCAACTCCAAGGCTGCTTCAAATGTGAAACttggaaaataaataacaaagttGAAATATGCAATAGACAAGTAATTCCATTTAGgaaaatccaaaaattataAGAACATGGCATATTCACACTGATCTAATTAGCTCCTATCTACAGAAGGAGCTCTTTCCTTAACAGAGACTGCAGCAATACAAGTTTAGTATTTCTTGTTCATCTAACCGTAATTTATTATAGAAGCAAAGAAATGGTACATCACCTGATCGCAACATCTCAACAAATTTGGTATACAAAAACCAATATTATTTCTCCTTCTTTCCATCAAGGAATCTTAGAACAAGCTgcatattaaataaaatcaacataATTATCATAGAATTCAAACTCAGTAATATATCTTTCAAGAAAATCATTTCCTGCCAGAAAGAAAAAGgggaattcaatttgaattacatTGGGCAGTCAAAATCAAGCTCTAAGCCTCGTTAGCCTCTCAGCTGAAATACAACAAATATACATTGATGGCCAaatttatgaatatacataatgataaactgtttttcaattttacgACTTGTTGAATACAACACTCCCTGAGGCTGTGAAACTCTATCCAATACCAATAGGCTTACTGATGACAGCACAGGATAAAACCCAAATAAATTCACAATCCTCTCACAAGCTTTTCAAAGTATCGTCATTTGTATGGGTGTTGTATCAGAGGAATTTGAAACAGTCAAAACAGTGGCAGACTGCATCAGAAAAGTCAAGCTGCACCACACTTGCTTAGACATTCAAGTCCTTCTTCCATATAATCTTCCCTGTTAATCCAAAACTCTGGTGCATCCTGCATGAGTATAAATATTCACTTCTTAGATGTTTAGAAGTTGGAAGAGAATGTGGGAAAATAGTTTATACTATCGTCAGAGtaagtagggctggactcgaaccgagccagCTCCAGCCcggctcgagctggctcggtcgAGCCcagctcgagctactcgtcagattttctaattaaaatttttgatacaaaacgacgtcgttttgataacaaaaaatgaaccGAACCGAATTCGAGCCGATCTTagccaagctcgaactcgagccgatcttagccgagctcgaactcgagccaacTCTATgtgctcggctcgaatccagccctaagaGTAAGCCTTCTAACTCAAGTCCACTCCTGACAGTCTGAGAGAGAGACCTTCATGATTCCTGCAAGAACTGCCCCTCCAAGATATACCATGTGCTTTCTTCTTGGTGGATCCTCAATTCGCAATCGCAACTTCTGTTCACACGTAAAGAACatggaaaaaaattgaagattgTGCTCTTCTAGGCTTTCCACAAAAACATTCATTTTCTACCAATTGCATCTTACCTGCTGTCTAAAGATtttttgaatcatattttttaatttgataatcacTTACAGAAGTCCTAGAACACCAAGATTTTGTCTATTCTTTTACACGAGATTTACAGTAATTAAGTTCACTCATACAAAATAAAACTCATAGCCATTATTTAcatatagaagaaaaatataatttggtatcTGGTTCTCTTTCTAACTTATAACAGACAGGACTCAGATCTCACCTTTAACCCATCTTTGTTTCCCTTCAGAACCACATCTAGATACCGATCCTGGATTTCTTTCTCTAGGCTGAAACAAAAGTAAAGTAACCTCATGATAGTGCACCATATGAAATCTACCAGCACCACCATGATAAAAGACGTGCCcttaaaaaatcttcaaaagcATTCTTGTTGACAGAGAAGATGCCAGAAAAAAAGGAGAggtgatgtatcattatgtttTCCGGATACAGTTCTCAGCCTTTTTAGTTCAATTATGTTAAGAATGTTTTACAGACATGGAATAGTTGATCTTCATGAAGCCCAACTACATATGTGTGAGATAAAGCAAGTTAATAGTTTTCAGCATCTTTATGTGAGATTTTCATAGAAGAATTAGAAAAGATGAACTTTATGGTGCCTTCCTAGGTTATCAAAATGAATCCAACCAAAGTACATTAAGAACAAGAGAATGTCAAGTTTCAAGTGATGCAAAAAGCAGTTGAATGTAGTACCGACTAGGCAGTCCAGGATACATGGTGCTTCCTCCACTCAAAACTATATGTTGGTATAACTGCaaagatagaaataaaatttcagtAAAGAATCACATACCAACTACCAGATTTTTAAGAAACATGCATTGTACCATCATACGGTTGTCAATATCCATTTCCTGGATGCAGCGAAAAACCATATCAGCCATTCCATCACCTTCAACATCAATAAGTTCCTGAGAAAGGAAGTATTGTTAAGTTTCACGAATAAAACCCATTAACACATTGTGTAAGATGGCTCATAATTCTTTGATGctagtaaaatttattaaatcagGTTATTCATTATTATATAAACCACTCATGCTACAATTTTGCAACTTATTAAAATCCATACACAGTTCAAACAAGCACTGGTTTAGCACAAACTAATAGCACATACCATAAACTTTTTGTTTGCTCTTGATGAATTAAAATGTCATGGTTGTTTGATTTGTGATTatagattcaaaaattttgtGACTTCTTTCTCCATCACTAAAATCTACCATTCTTTGTCCAAAAAAAATAGCGTATGCCATTTCAGTTAAACTACCAATGCAATGCATCTGGATTTCTGTAACAGGCTAATAGCATATCAAGATGATCAGGCAATACATCACatggaaaattttaacataCAGAACATAGCAGCAAATATAAGTAAAGGCTTACTGGTGTAAAAAGAGCCTCAGGGGCCTGAAATCTTTCAGTTCCTACTTTAATGGTCCTTCCATCAGGCAGCTgatcaaaataaattagttttatacataaaaataattaagaatttatgctgaaacaaaattgaaaaattataagataatgaGTGAATAAACTCACAGTATAATTCTTAACCAGGATGGTGGTTTCAAGGCCCAATTGATATTCCCTTTTGTAATCATAACTGCAGTAAGACAAAACAGATATTTAATTATCATGCAAAAAGATCCACAAAATTATTCCACAGCAAGTAATTTAGCATTCACCTTATATAGCAGAGCTTCTCTTTGATTTGCCTAACAGTCTCAAAATCAGCAGTCTTATTCATTGCATACCTAGGGGACAGAAATTGAACattcaacaaaaaagaaatatgaattgtaattttcttgttaaatcCTTTGACAAAGAATTGGCCATCACCCTCTCCGTGAAAGTAAATCAACAAGATAGGATGTTATGTGCCGACCAGCTACATTCATTCGTTTGGTAAGATGAGGGAATGAGTAGCCATCAACAACTGGAACCTGTGGATAAATGTAGAGGAAATTATGGTTTAGAATTACCCAGCCAGGCATCAGCAAAGCACTCTGTAGAGTGTCTTATTGCTAATAActcatttatcatttttcaataaactaAAGAAAAGACACAGAGATAACAGGCTGCAGGATTCtgataaattatgtaaaacttGTTTTTCGGTAGTTTACCACATGAGTGACACCATCACCAGAATCAATAACTAGTCCAGTCAGCAGACCTGTGGCAAATTCAAAAAAAGCTCAAGAAAACATGCAAAGGGGAATGAAATCAAGAAAACAGACAAGAAGTAAGAATATGCAGCTACttcaacaaaaatagaaaattttgaagtcaTCATGAATCTGCTTATTGTAATTCTTTGAAAGAAACTGAAGAACAAACTCTTCCTTCCCTTtatgtgtattttatatatatatatatatgcataaatatgcCGGAATCAGTTAATGCCAAGTAAACCTCCAAACATCTTCATAAGCACCTTGAGCGTACAAAGACAAAACAGCTTGGATTTGAATGAAGACACCAGCAAAGTTGTATTTCTCGAACATTGTCTCCACCTGTAAAGTCAAGTCAGGCCAAAGtcattatttactaattttagaTAACAGGATGTACCAATTGCCTAGAT from Mangifera indica cultivar Alphonso chromosome 8, CATAS_Mindica_2.1, whole genome shotgun sequence includes:
- the LOC123223715 gene encoding actin-related protein 2 isoform X3; amino-acid sequence: MDNRNIVVCDNGTGYVKCGFAGENFPTSVFPCVVGRPMLRYEESLMEQELKDIIVGAACEDLRHQLDISYPVNNGIVQNWEDMGHVWDHAFFSELKIDPAECKILLTDPPLNPSNNREKMVETMFEKYNFAGVFIQIQAVLSLYAQGLLTGLVIDSGDGVTHVVPVVDGYSFPHLTKRMNVAGRHITSYLVDLLSRRGYAMNKTADFETVRQIKEKLCYISYDYKREYQLGLETTILVKNYTLPDGRTIKVGTERFQAPEALFTPELIDVEGDGMADMVFRCIQEMDIDNRMMLYQHIVLSGGSTMYPGLPSRLEKEIQDRYLDVVLKGNKDGLKDAPEFWINREDYMEEGLECLSKCGAA
- the LOC123223715 gene encoding actin-related protein 2 isoform X1 codes for the protein MDNRNIVVCDNGTGYVKCGFAGENFPTSVFPCVVGRPMLRYEESLMEQELKDIIVGAACEDLRHQLDISYPVNNGIVQNWEDMGHVWDHAFFSELKIDPAECKILLTDPPLNPSNNREKMVETMFEKYNFAGVFIQIQAVLSLYAQGLLTGLVIDSGDGVTHVVPVVDGYSFPHLTKRMNVAGRHITSYLVDLLSRRGYAMNKTADFETVRQIKEKLCYISYDYKREYQLGLETTILVKNYTLPDGRTIKVGTERFQAPEALFTPELIDVEGDGMADMVFRCIQEMDIDNRMMLYQHIVLSGGSTMYPGLPSRLEKEIQDRYLDVVLKGNKDGLKKLRLRIEDPPRRKHMVYLGGAVLAGIMKDAPEFWINREDYMEEGLECLSKCGAA
- the LOC123223715 gene encoding actin-related protein 2 isoform X2 → MDNRNIVVCDNGTGYVKCGFAGENFPTSVFPCVVGRPMLRYEESLMEQELKDIIVGAACEDLRHQLDISYPVNNGIVQNWEDMGHVWDHAFFSELKIDPAECKILLTDPPLNPSNNREKMVETMFEKYNFAGVFIQIQAVLSLYAQGLLTGLVIDSGDGVTHVVPVVDGYSFPHLTKRMNVAGRHITSYLVDLLSRRGYAMNKTADFETVRQIKEKLCYISYDYKREYQLGLETTILVKNYTLPDGRTIKVGTERFQAPEALFTPELIDVEGDGMADMVFRCIQEMDIDNRMMLYQHIVLSGGSTMYPGLPSRLEKEIQDRYLDVVLKGNKDGLKKLRLRIEDPPRRKHMVYLGGAVLAGIMKVSLSDCQEWT